The Hyphomicrobiales bacterium DNA window CTCGAAGGGGTAGCAGACGAGATAGTGGCGACCGCCGCGCGGGAAGGTTTCGACCAGCACCTCGCCCGGGCCCGGCAGCAGGGAGCGCTGGCGCTGGAGGTCCAGCCAGTGGCGGACCTGGTCCGGCAGGCCCGCCCAACGCGTCTGGTCGGCGAGCATGGCGCGAACGCGCTCGGCCAGCGAGGTCGTCAATGGGAATTTTCCACCCTGGTAGGTCGGGATCATGACGTTGCCGGCCGTGGTCCGGCTGGCGATGGCTTCGGTGCCAACGAGGCCTTCGAAGCGCAGGATCTCGCCGGCGAATGCGAAGGTGTCGCCCGGGGTGAGCTGGCTGATGAACCACTCGTCGACCTCGCCGAGGACGCGGCCGCCGTACGCCCGAAGCGTGGCGCCGGGCTCGCCGGGTCGCCCGGGAGCGCCGCCAGCATGACCCTTGCGGATGCGGCCGAGGCGGACCTTGAACATCGGGGCATCGACGATGGTGCCCATGTTCATGCGGTACTGCTGGGCAAAGCGCGGGTGCGAGAGCCGCAGGCGGCCGTCCGGCAGGGGGCGCAGCTTGGCGAACCGATCGTAGGTCGAAAGCGCGTAGCCGCCGGTCCCAACGAAGGCGACGACACGGTCGAACTGGGCGCGGGTGACACACGAATAGGGCAGTGCGCTGGTGATCTCGGCAAAGAGGTCGGCCGGGTCGAACGGGCCGGCGCAGGCCATGCCGAGGACATGCTGGGCCAGGACGTCGAGGGTGCCCTTGCGCTCGAGGATGGTGTCCTGGGCGCCCTCCTCGGCCGCCTCGAGCGCGGCGCGGCATTCCAGAACCTCGAAGCGGTTGGCCGGCACGAGGAGGGCCGACGAGGGCTCGTCCATGCGGTGGTTGGCGCGGCCGATGCGCTGGAGGAGGCGGCTCGAGCCCTTCGGTGCGCCGACATGGACGACGAGGTCGACGTCGCCCCAGTCGATGCCGAGGTCGAGGGTCGAGGTGCAGACGACGGCGCGCAGCTTACCGGCCGCCATGGCCGCCTCGACCTTGCGGCGCTGGCCGACGTCGAGCGAGCCGTGGTGAAGGGCGATGGGCAGGCCGTCCTCGTTCTCCTCCCAGAGGCCTTGGAAATCCATCTCGGCCTGGCTGCGCGTGTTGACGAAGACGAGGGCGAGGCGGTGGCGGGCGATTTCGCGGTAGACATCGGCGAAGGCATAGCGGGCGGAGTGGCCGGACCAGGGCAGGCGTTCGCCGGATTCGAGGATGCGGATGGCGGGGCGTGTGCCGCCGTCGGCGTGGACGATGTCGGCGAGGCGGATGTGGGCGGGCTCCTCGGCGGGTCGTTGCGGCTCGAGGTAGGCGGCAAGTTCGCTCGGACGGGCGACGGTCGCCGAGAGGCCGAAGGCCGTGGCGTCCGGGGCGAGCCGTCGCAGACGCGCGAGATCGAGGGCGAGGAGGTCGCCGCGCTTGGAGCCGGCCAGGGCGTGCAATTCGTCGAGGACGATGGCGCGCAGGTCCGCAAAAAAGCGCTCCATGTCCGGTTGGGCGAGCAGCAGGGCGACCTGCTCGGGGGTGGTCAGGAGGATGTCGGGCGGCGTGCGGGTCTGGCGGGCGCGGCGCGAATGGGGGGTGTCGCCGGTGCGCGTTTCGAGACGGACGGGCAGCGCCATTTCGGCGACGGGGCCCGAAAGGTTGCGGGCGATGTCGACGGTGAGGGCCTTCAAGGGCGAGACGTAGAGCGTGTGGAGGCCGCGCCCGGCGCGGCCGGCGGCGAGTTCGAGGAGGCTCGGCAGGAAGCCGGCGAGGGTCTTGCCGGCGCCGGTCGGGGCGATGAGGAGGGTGTTGCGGCGCTCACGCCAGCGGTCGAGCATGGCGAGCTGATGCTCGCGCGGCTGCCAGCCCCGGCCAGCGAACCAGCCGCCGAAGGGGTCGGGCAGCGTGGGCGGCGGTGGCCGGCGGGTGCGCTTTCCGGTCCTGTCGGTCATCGATGGGGCGTCCAACGGGCCCGGCTCCGGAAAGGGTCGGTTGGCCAGCTACTCATGGGCCGGATGACGTGCTAGGGGACGGGCGGTCGAGGCGCCCGGGAGCCCGGCCAGCCGACACGAACCGGCGCGGAGTGAGGCAATGGAAAGTTTCTTCGGCGGCCGGCCGCTCATGGTGCTGCTCAAGCTGGTCGTCATCTCGATCATCGTCGGCATCGTTTTGGCGGCGCTGAACCTCGATGCCGTGGCGATCATTCGCGGCATTCGCGATCTCGCAGAGCGCATCTATGCCATGGGGTTCGATGCCGTCGAGTGGGTGCTGCAGTACTTCCTGCTCGGGGCGATCATCGTGTTCCCCATCTGGCTCATTGCCCGGCTCCTGCGGATCGGCAGTGGCGGGTCGCGCAACGGTTAGCGCGGTGTCGGAGAGGGCCGGCGGAGAGGTCGTCGCGCCGGAACGGGGTGCGGAGCGGCATATCGCGGCGGGGCCGAGCCACGGCCAAGTGCTGCGGGTCGCCGTTCCGATCGTCATTGCCAACGCCACCACGGCGCTGCTCGGCATCGTCGACACCGCCATCGTCGGACAATTGGGACCCGCGCACCTCATCGGCGGCGTCGCGTTCGGGGCGCTCATCCTCGAATTCCTCTTCTGGGGTTTCGGCTTCCTCAGGATGGGGACGACCGGCCTCACGGCGCAGGCGGACGGTGCCGGGGACGCGGGCGAGGTGCGTTCCGTGCTGGCACGCGCGGTGGTGATCGGGGTCTGCTTCGGCGCCATGCTCTCGCTCCTGCAGCTGCCGATCCGCTGGACGGCACTCGCCATTCTACCGGGTTCGCAGGCCGTGGAGGCGGCAGCCGCCACGTATTTCGACATTCGGATCTGGTTCGCGCCCGTCACGCTCGCCAACTTCGCCGTGCTCGGGTGGCTCATCGGGCTCGGGCGCAGCGATCTCGCCCTGTTGCGACAACTGGTGATGAACGCGGCCAACATCGCCATCAGTGTTTATCTGGTGGTCGGGCTCGGTTGGGGCATCGCGGGTGTCGCCATCGGCACCGTGCTCGCCGAAGTGCTCGCCCTCCTCGTCGGGCTCGGGTTCGCCGGGCGGATCATCGGTCGGGACGGCGCCGACTGGTCGCTGGCGCGCCTTTTCGATCGCCGCGCCGTGGTCAAGCTGGCCGGCGTCAGCTCCGACATCATGGTGCGCACGGTGCTCGTGGTCTTCGCGTTCAATTTCTTCACAGCGCAGAGTGCGCGCGGCGGCGATGTCACTCTCGCGGCGAATGCCGTGCTCATGCATTTCGCGTCGATCGCCAACGCGTTGCTCGACGGATTCGCCTTTGCCGCCGAGCGCTTCGTCGGCCATGAGATCGGCGGTGGCCGGCGCGATGGGCTGGCCCGGGCGATCCGCCGGACGGCGTTCTGGTCGGTGGCGATGGGGGCGGCGATGAGCGCCCTTTTCCTCGCCTTCGGCGGGCTCGTGGTGGATCTGCTGACGGTCAGCCCCGACGTGCGCGTTCAGGCGCGGGCTTTTCTCTTCTGGGCCGCCATGGTGCCGCTGATCGGGGCAGCGGCCATCCATCTCGATGGCGTCTTCATCGGTGCGACGCGGACGCGCGACATGCGCAACATGATGGCGGTGAGCGTTGCCATTTTCCTTGCCGCCTGGGCGATCCTCGTGCCGCTGCTCGGCAACCATGGCCTCTGGGCTTCGCTCTGGGTGTTTTTCCTTGCGCGGGCGATCAGCCTCTGGAGCCGGCTGGGCTCGCTCGAGATCGGGATCGGGGCGCGGCTCGGCAGCGGCGGCCCGAACGAAGGGTAGGGGGCGCCATGGGCGGTCACGCGCGGCGGACCTGGCCGGATGTCGTTCTCCGGGAGCGTCGCAGGGCCGCAACCGTTCGAAGGTCCTGGCCCTGCGATTGCCGGTCTCGGCACGGGTGCCTCGGGATCAGGCGCGCTTGCGACCCGTGATCATGGCCTTCACCAGGTTCTCGCCGTGGCTGAGACTGGCGTAGAGGACGCCGGCGACGTGGAGCGCCACCAGGGCGAGCAGGCCATTGGCCGCCAGCTCGTGGACTTCCTCGAGCCAGTCCACGCCCGAGAACTGGTCCAAAGTCATCATCCATCCCGTGCCCGAGACCACGACGAGGCCGAAGAGAAGCGCGACGATCATTGCGGCCCCAGCGGGGTTGTGTTGGAGACAACGGGCCTCGCGGCGGCGAAGCATGTCACCGAGGTAGGCAAGTGTCGTCGCCGGGCCGCGAACGAAGGAGGCAAAGCGCGCGTTGCGCGTGCCGACCAAACCCCAGACGATGCGCACGACCACCAGCCCGGCCACGGCGTAGCCCGCCCATTCATGGGCGGCGTCCCATTCGTCCGCCGTCAACCATGCGACCGTGAAGGCCGCAACCAAGCTCCAGTGAAAGAGCCGGACGACCGGGTCCCAGACTTGGACCTCCGGCGGTGCCACCGCACCGCCGGTATCGGCCGCCTTCGAGGTCGAGAGGGCCATCAGTCGTCAACCTCGCTGGAAATGATCTCCATCGTGACCGGATGGACGTTGACCTCGCGGCGTGCGCCTTGCCGATCGCGCGCATAGGCCTCGTAGCAGCCATCGTCGACCTTCACGCGCACGACCGAGTAGCCCTGGGCCTCGAGTGCCGCCTTGACGTCATCGGCCGAGCGCCACTCCGCACGCGATGTGCGCGGGCAGTCGTCGTCGTCACTGGCCGCTGCCGGCGCTGCTCCAGCAATGGTCGTGGCGATGGCGATCACTGCGAGCCGAGTGACATATGAGCGTGTCATGATATTCT harbors:
- a CDS encoding ligase-associated DNA damage response DEXH box helicase, encoding MTDRTGKRTRRPPPPTLPDPFGGWFAGRGWQPREHQLAMLDRWRERRNTLLIAPTGAGKTLAGFLPSLLELAAGRAGRGLHTLYVSPLKALTVDIARNLSGPVAEMALPVRLETRTGDTPHSRRARQTRTPPDILLTTPEQVALLLAQPDMERFFADLRAIVLDELHALAGSKRGDLLALDLARLRRLAPDATAFGLSATVARPSELAAYLEPQRPAEEPAHIRLADIVHADGGTRPAIRILESGERLPWSGHSARYAFADVYREIARHRLALVFVNTRSQAEMDFQGLWEENEDGLPIALHHGSLDVGQRRKVEAAMAAGKLRAVVCTSTLDLGIDWGDVDLVVHVGAPKGSSRLLQRIGRANHRMDEPSSALLVPANRFEVLECRAALEAAEEGAQDTILERKGTLDVLAQHVLGMACAGPFDPADLFAEITSALPYSCVTRAQFDRVVAFVGTGGYALSTYDRFAKLRPLPDGRLRLSHPRFAQQYRMNMGTIVDAPMFKVRLGRIRKGHAGGAPGRPGEPGATLRAYGGRVLGEVDEWFISQLTPGDTFAFAGEILRFEGLVGTEAIASRTTAGNVMIPTYQGGKFPLTTSLAERVRAMLADQTRWAGLPDQVRHWLDLQRQRSLLPGPGEVLVETFPRGGRHYLVCYPFEGRLAHQTLGVLVTRRLERAGARPLGFVATDYALGVWCLGDLGAMTARGELALDAIFAVDMLGDDLEDWLARSSIMRRTFHICAVIAGLIERRHPGREKSGRQMVLSTDLVYDVLRRHEPDHILIEAAWADAATGLLDLGRLNDFLTRIEGHIRHVALGEISPLSVPIMLEVGRESVSGEARDELLRQAAAALSEEVTRGVDDDASVEGDD
- a CDS encoding integrase gives rise to the protein MESFFGGRPLMVLLKLVVISIIVGIVLAALNLDAVAIIRGIRDLAERIYAMGFDAVEWVLQYFLLGAIIVFPIWLIARLLRIGSGGSRNG
- a CDS encoding MATE family efflux transporter is translated as MPWGSMPSSGCCSTSCSGRSSCSPSGSLPGSCGSAVAGRATVSAVSERAGGEVVAPERGAERHIAAGPSHGQVLRVAVPIVIANATTALLGIVDTAIVGQLGPAHLIGGVAFGALILEFLFWGFGFLRMGTTGLTAQADGAGDAGEVRSVLARAVVIGVCFGAMLSLLQLPIRWTALAILPGSQAVEAAAATYFDIRIWFAPVTLANFAVLGWLIGLGRSDLALLRQLVMNAANIAISVYLVVGLGWGIAGVAIGTVLAEVLALLVGLGFAGRIIGRDGADWSLARLFDRRAVVKLAGVSSDIMVRTVLVVFAFNFFTAQSARGGDVTLAANAVLMHFASIANALLDGFAFAAERFVGHEIGGGRRDGLARAIRRTAFWSVAMGAAMSALFLAFGGLVVDLLTVSPDVRVQARAFLFWAAMVPLIGAAAIHLDGVFIGATRTRDMRNMMAVSVAIFLAAWAILVPLLGNHGLWASLWVFFLARAISLWSRLGSLEIGIGARLGSGGPNEG
- a CDS encoding cytochrome B; its protein translation is MALSTSKAADTGGAVAPPEVQVWDPVVRLFHWSLVAAFTVAWLTADEWDAAHEWAGYAVAGLVVVRIVWGLVGTRNARFASFVRGPATTLAYLGDMLRRREARCLQHNPAGAAMIVALLFGLVVVSGTGWMMTLDQFSGVDWLEEVHELAANGLLALVALHVAGVLYASLSHGENLVKAMITGRKRA
- a CDS encoding PepSY domain-containing protein → MTRSYVTRLAVIAIATTIAGAAPAAASDDDDCPRTSRAEWRSADDVKAALEAQGYSVVRVKVDDGCYEAYARDRQGARREVNVHPVTMEIISSEVDD